Within the Roseicitreum antarcticum genome, the region TCGACGATGGCGATGAAATGTCCGACCAGATCGATATCTGCGATCTTGCCAGCTACACGATAGAGTAACGGGCCTGCATGGCGCTTTGCGCCGACAAAAGTCGCCGGTCCCGAAGATATCGGGGCCGGTAGCCCCGTTTCGCGCGTTGCCCGACGCTATCCATCACCTTTGGTCATCCACGTGCTTCTGACCCGCCTCTATGCTGCCCGCGACATTCCAGGATGCCCGCGCGGTGACAGAACAATGCCGGTCCTTTGCTAACTGAAATTCGATAAAGCAAGTTGCGCTGATACATTCAGTGGGAGTGGCATGGCGGAGAACCCGGTAGACTTCGTCAAGCACGTCTTGCTCTTCATTCATGTGATTGAAATTGTACCTATGGGGTAATCTTTGGAAAACGCATTATCCGAGGGACACACCCGGTGGCATATCCAATGCAAGCAGCATCTGGGAAAGTATGCGTTGGGTCGCTTTTGCAAAGCGTTACTGTGATTGCGGCCAGTCTGTATCAACGGGCAGATTGAACGGAACCGTGCTGCGGGCCTTTCAACACAACAGAGTTTTTTCTGTGGCGGTCGTTTTCCGGTCAGGGTGAGCTGAGTCCAGCGAGCGAACGAGCTTTGGAGCCCAGATGTAGCGCCAGCAGATTCCGGGACACAACGTCAGTTGAAACGTCGGTCAAAACCAGCGCAATCAGTTTGATGAATGGTGCCCGGGGGCGGATTTGAACCACCGACACGAGGATTTTCAATCCACTGCTCTACCCCTGAGCTACCCGGGCACGGGCGCGCATTTGCGCTGGGTGTCGGTGTCTTAGTCGAGGGGGGCAGGGCTGTCCAGAGGGATTTGCCTGAAAAATCCGGGTTCAGTGAAACTTGTCCCCGCCGTGGGTTCGCGCAGCACCGTCGGGCGCATCCGGGTCGTCTTGCTGGTCGCCGAATGGGTCCTCGAACGGATCGGAAGGGGGGCCGGGGATGCGGTAGTCTTCGCGCAGCCAGCGGGCCAGGTCGACATCGGCGCAGCGCCTTGAACAGAACGGTTTGTATTCCGGCGATGTTGGTTTTTTACAAATCGGGCAGGTCATTTCGGTTCCTTTCTGCGTTGCGCTTAGACACGTTGCGGGCGGTCTGCGCCTTGCATAGCCGCGAAATCGTTCATTTTCCTGTGCCAGATCCAACGCACCCGGGCTTTGTAGGGAAACCCGAGGCAGACAGAAGAAGTTGAGTTCTTGCCATTCCGGGCCGCAGATGTCGATCGGTGTCTGCGCGCCTAATCCCTGTGGCGCAACAGATCGGCAAGCGGCATCCGGTCGCGTTTGCGCTGAACCTCGAAATTGCCCAAAGGCGTCCATCCGGCCAGCGTGGTTTCCGAACTGTCGCGGCGGAAGGCGGCGCGCAGCGTCTGTTCCAGCACCTGCCGGTCTTTCTTCGAGGCCGGGGCGAAGTCGATCACCACCTGTCCGCCAAGGCCGCGCAGCCGCAACTCGCGGGGCAGGGCGCGGGCAGCGGCCAGGTTGGCCTTCAGCGCCGCGGCGGGGCTGGCGTCGCCGCCGGTGTTCACATCCACCGCGATCAAGGCGCGCGTTCCCTCGACCGCCATGACGGCACCGCCGGGCAGAGGCACATCGGGGGACAGCAGGGCATCGAGCGCTTCGGCCACGCCGTGGTCGGCCAGCGCGGTCGGGCTGTCGTCGACCTCATCGGGGTCGGGCACGGCCCAGTCGCGCCAGGCCATGACATGCGGGGTGGGTCCTTCGACCAGCAGTTCGGGCGGGCCGGTACGGTCGCCCAGCACCGCCTGCGCCAGATCGCACATCGCGGTGATGTCGTCGCGCAGCGCGGTATCTTCCACGCCTTCGGCCGCAGAACGCAGGATCAACCCGTGCGGGCTGTCGTGCATCGCGGCGCTGGCGATGGCGGTCAGGCGGGCCTGTTCGTCGGCCTCGCGGATCTGGCGCGACACGTTGAGCCCCGGCGCATCCGGCGTCACGATGGCGTAGCGCGATTTGAACAGCAGGCGCGTGGCAACCGGCACGGCCTTGCCTGCCTCGGACACGCCGGTGACCTGCACCAGCAGCGCATCGCCGGGGCGCAACCCCTTGGCTTGCTTCAAAAAGGCACGCTGGCCGTCGGGCAGGTCCAGAAACACGCCACCCATGCCCTTCATCTGGCGGCCCACACGGGCGCGGTAAATGGCCTCGGGCAGGCAGACAGTGTCGGGCAGGGCGATCAGAAGGTCCTCCAACTGGCCGTCGATGATGCGCGCGGCGATCTGCCGGTCGTGCAATATGCCCAAAGCGATGGTGATGCCGTTCATGGGGCCGCCTTTCCGTATCCTGCCGCAGCGAGCAAGCTGGCGGTTTCTGCCAGCGGCAGGCCAACAATCGCACTGTAAGAGCCTGAGATCCAAGGCACAAAGGCCGCCGCCGGCCCCTGGATGCCGTAGCCGCCCGCCTTGCCCTGCCAGTCATCGCTGTCGAGATAGCCGTTGAGTTCGACATCCGACAGGCGCTTGAACTTGACCGCGCTGGTCACGACGCGCTGCCACACCTTTTCGGCGTGCGCCACGGCGATGGCGGTGATGACGGTGTGCCGCCTGCCACCAAGGGCCAGCAGAAATTCTGCCGCCTGCGCCTTGTTTTCGGGTTTGCCCAGAATGCGGCGCCCCAGCGCCACGGTGGTGTCGGCGGTCAGCACAACCTCGGAGGGGTCGCGCGGCACGGCCGCCAGTTTCTCGCGCGCCATGCGGGCAACATACACCCGCGGAATTTCGGCGCGCATTGGCGTTTCATCAATATCCGCCGGGCGGATCGCGTCGGGGACGATGCCGATCTGCGCCAGCAGTTCCAGCCTGCGCGGGCTGGAAGAGCCCAGAATCAGGCGCATGCCGTCACTTGAAACGGTAATTGATCCGGCCCTTGGTCAGATCATAGGGGGTCATCTCGACCTGAACCCGGTCGCCCGCCAGGACGCGGATCCGGTTCTTGCGCATCTTGCCTGCCGTGTGTGCGATGATCTCATGGCCGTTTTCCAGCTCGACCCGAAACGTCGCATTTGGCAGGAGTTCCTTGACGACGCCGGGAAATTCGAGCAGTTCTTCCTTGGCCATAGTCGCTCCATATATACGTCGCCCGCTTGGTGCGGGCGCGTCAGGATATGCGCGTAACTTGCAGGGTTTTCAAGCGAATTATCCGGTTTTTATTGTGCGGACCGGGGTTGAGAGGCGAATTTCCTGCTCGCTCCAGTGGGTTACGTTGAGAACGCCGCCCTGTTGGCGGGTCTGGCCGATCAGGTCGAGGGACACATCCGCGCAGGTCCAGCCGGGGGTGTTGAGCGCCGATTGCGCCAGGATGCCGGTGTCGGGCCAGCCGATATCGGGGGGGCCGTAGATGGCGGCGGCGCCGATGTTGTGGTCCACAGCCGGGCACCACAGTGCATCGCCGACTGTGGGGGCCTGCACGGTGACGCATTGCCCTTCCAGCGCGCGGGCCATGGCGCCGACCCGCACACGGGAATAGCCCGCCATGCTGTCGGTGCAACTGGGCACCAGCAAGATCTCGGCGCCCGCCGCCACCATCGCACGGGCCAGCAGGGGAAATTCGCTGTCATAACAGATCAGTATGCCAATGCGGCCCAGGGGCGTGTCGAAGACCGAGAGACCCGGCCCGGGGGCGATATGCCATTCCTCGCGCTCGAACCTGGTCATGATCTGTTTGTCTTGATGGCCGATCACCCCCCCGGGGCCGTAGAATGTGGCGCGGTTGACCGGGCGGGCGGTGCCGGTGAAGGCCGGGCCGCTGGCCCCTAGAATATGCAGGCTGTGCCGCGCGGCGAGGGTGCAATGCAGGGCGCGCACGGCATCGGCATGGCGCGCGACCTCATGCAGCGCGGCCTCGATATCTTGCGCGACGGCGGGGCCGCCGAGAGCGGCAAGTTCCATCGCGCCGTATTCGGGGAAGACCAGCAATTGCGCGGCGTCTGACGCGGCAGCTTCCACCCAGCGGGTGATTTTGGCGGCGTAGGCGCTGAAATCAGGCAAAGCATCCAGCGGATAAGCGGCGGCGGCGATCTTCATAGTGGCTTGATCCAGAATTGCAGGGGCTTCGCACTTTGTGCGCTGTGCCCGATGTCGGTCCAATGGAAATGGGCCACGACGCCGGGCAGGGGGGCATAGCCTCGCTTGCGCCAGAACGGGTCGAGCGGGCGGTAGCCGGTGGGCCGCATCGGGTGGTCGACCGGGCGCTGAACGGCACAAAATGCAACATATTTTGCACCAAGTTGGGCCGCAAAACCCTCTCGAATGTCAAAAAAGCGATGTCCGGCACCTTTTCCGCGATGGGGGGGCAACAGGACGGATTCCGCGCAATAAAAGATGTCGGACAGGGCATGGCCGCTGCCTGCGAAGGCGCTGGCGAATTCGTCGGCATGGTCTTGCATCGGCATGCCGGTGGCGGCGCCGACCAGCGTGTCGCCGTCAAACGCGCCAGCCAGCACGGCACGGGGATTGTCCTGATAGACCTGAAGGTAGCGCTGCTCATAGCTCAGCGTGCCATCATAGAGATAGGGCCAGTCGCGAAACACCTCGATGCGCAGTTGCGCCACGCGGTCGAGCGCGCCAGCCAGCGCCCCGCCGGTCAATTGCCGCACATCCAGCGTCATGCCGACACCTGTGCCACCCAGTCGGTCAGGTTATAATAGGTGGTGATGCGGGTGATCTTGCCATCCTCCAGCGTGAAGAACGACCCGGCGGGCAGGGTGTAGCGCTGGCCGCGTGCTGCGGGCAGGCCGGGGTCGGTTTGCAGGTATTCACCATGCACCACGAATTCCGCTGCCGCGCGCGTGCTGTCGTCGGATGCGAAAATCACGATGTCGCGCAGGGATTCGCGGTAGCTCACGCCCATGTGGCTGCAAAACTCCTGAAAGGCAGCGCGCCCGCGCCGCACCGCGCCCTGATTGACATGGTGTTCCACGTCGTCGCTGACCAGCGCCAGCATGCCGTTGGGGTCGCCTGCGTTGAAGGCCGCGAAATAGGTGGCGATCAGGTCTTTGGTCATGGGCTATTCCTGTGTCGGGGGGCCGAAACGGGCCAGCATCCGTTCATGGATCTGGCTGCGGGTCTGACGATAGGCGTCGAGCTTTGCCGCGCGCCCGTCGCCCAGCCCGGTGGGGTCCATGATCGGCCAGTATTCCACGTCGATATGGGCATAGCGCGTCAGTTCCTGCGCGCGGCGCTGGCTGGCGGGGGAGAGGGCGATGATGAGGTCAAAGCCGGTCAGATCATCGCCCCATTCCACCATTTCGTCGAAACTGCGGGTGCGATGGCGCTCCAGCTCTACGCCCTGTTCGGCGCTGACCGCGATGGCAAAGCCGTCCACCTCCAGATCGCCCTTCACGCCTGCGGATTGTACATAGGCACGCTGGCCGTAGAGCTTTTTCATCAACCCCTCGGCCATGGGCGACCGGACCGAGTTGTGGTCGCAGCAAAACAACACCGATGATGGAAAAGTGTCAGCCACGTCACGCCCCGAAATGCAGGACGCAAATCAGGGTGAACAGTCGGCGCGCGGTGTCTATGTCAATTTCCGCTTTGCCATCAAGGCGTTCTTGAAGGATCCTCGCACCTTCGTTGTGGATGCCGCGCCGGGCCATGTCGATGGTTTCAATCTGGCTTGGGGGCAGTTTTTTGACAGCGTCAAAGTAGCTGTCGCAAATCTGATAATAGTCTTTGACCACTTGCCGGAACGGCCCCAGGGACAGGTGAAACTCGGCCGCGATGTCGCCGCTTTCCAGGCAGATCTCCATCACCAGCCGCCGTTCGCGGATCGCCAGGCTGAGGCTATAGGGCCCCGTCAGGGCGGCGCGGTCGTCGCGGTCAGGGAGGGTGAAGCTGTTGTCTTCCAGAAGGTCGAACACCGCAACCTGACGTTCCTGTTCCATCTGCGGGGTCGGCGTGGGCAGGCCGCTATCGTCGATGTCGATCTTGCTGATACGGTTGGGGCTGGCCACCATCACTCACTCCCCCGCATTGAGGCGGTCAAGCCTGGCGCGCAGGCTGAGGCCATGCGCTTGCAGGCTTTCCGAGATCGCGAGGCGCTCGGCGGCGGGTCCGATGGCGCGCAGGGCGCCGGGGGTCATCCGTGCGATGGTGGTGCGTTTGATGAAATCCATCACTGACAGCCCGCTGGAAAACCGGGCCGAGCGTGCGGTGGGCAGCACATGGTTCGGCCCGCCGATATAGTCGCCGATCGCCTCGGGCGTCCATTGGCCCAGAAAGACTGCGCCCGCATGGGTGATC harbors:
- a CDS encoding ribonuclease E/G; this translates as MNGITIALGILHDRQIAARIIDGQLEDLLIALPDTVCLPEAIYRARVGRQMKGMGGVFLDLPDGQRAFLKQAKGLRPGDALLVQVTGVSEAGKAVPVATRLLFKSRYAIVTPDAPGLNVSRQIREADEQARLTAIASAAMHDSPHGLILRSAAEGVEDTALRDDITAMCDLAQAVLGDRTGPPELLVEGPTPHVMAWRDWAVPDPDEVDDSPTALADHGVAEALDALLSPDVPLPGGAVMAVEGTRALIAVDVNTGGDASPAAALKANLAAARALPRELRLRGLGGQVVIDFAPASKKDRQVLEQTLRAAFRRDSSETTLAGWTPLGNFEVQRKRDRMPLADLLRHRD
- the infA gene encoding translation initiation factor IF-1: MAKEELLEFPGVVKELLPNATFRVELENGHEIIAHTAGKMRKNRIRVLAGDRVQVEMTPYDLTKGRINYRFK
- a CDS encoding ketosteroid isomerase-related protein translates to MTKDLIATYFAAFNAGDPNGMLALVSDDVEHHVNQGAVRRGRAAFQEFCSHMGVSYRESLRDIVIFASDDSTRAAAEFVVHGEYLQTDPGLPAARGQRYTLPAGSFFTLEDGKITRITTYYNLTDWVAQVSA
- a CDS encoding Maf family protein, giving the protein MRLILGSSSPRRLELLAQIGIVPDAIRPADIDETPMRAEIPRVYVARMAREKLAAVPRDPSEVVLTADTTVALGRRILGKPENKAQAAEFLLALGGRRHTVITAIAVAHAEKVWQRVVTSAVKFKRLSDVELNGYLDSDDWQGKAGGYGIQGPAAAFVPWISGSYSAIVGLPLAETASLLAAAGYGKAAP
- a CDS encoding arsenate-mycothiol transferase ArsC, encoding MADTFPSSVLFCCDHNSVRSPMAEGLMKKLYGQRAYVQSAGVKGDLEVDGFAIAVSAEQGVELERHRTRSFDEMVEWGDDLTGFDLIIALSPASQRRAQELTRYAHIDVEYWPIMDPTGLGDGRAAKLDAYRQTRSQIHERMLARFGPPTQE
- a CDS encoding GNAT family N-acetyltransferase, which codes for MTLDVRQLTGGALAGALDRVAQLRIEVFRDWPYLYDGTLSYEQRYLQVYQDNPRAVLAGAFDGDTLVGAATGMPMQDHADEFASAFAGSGHALSDIFYCAESVLLPPHRGKGAGHRFFDIREGFAAQLGAKYVAFCAVQRPVDHPMRPTGYRPLDPFWRKRGYAPLPGVVAHFHWTDIGHSAQSAKPLQFWIKPL
- a CDS encoding DNA gyrase inhibitor YacG is translated as MTCPICKKPTSPEYKPFCSRRCADVDLARWLREDYRIPGPPSDPFEDPFGDQQDDPDAPDGAARTHGGDKFH
- a CDS encoding carbon-nitrogen hydrolase family protein, with the translated sequence MKIAAAAYPLDALPDFSAYAAKITRWVEAAASDAAQLLVFPEYGAMELAALGGPAVAQDIEAALHEVARHADAVRALHCTLAARHSLHILGASGPAFTGTARPVNRATFYGPGGVIGHQDKQIMTRFEREEWHIAPGPGLSVFDTPLGRIGILICYDSEFPLLARAMVAAGAEILLVPSCTDSMAGYSRVRVGAMARALEGQCVTVQAPTVGDALWCPAVDHNIGAAAIYGPPDIGWPDTGILAQSALNTPGWTCADVSLDLIGQTRQQGGVLNVTHWSEQEIRLSTPVRTIKTG
- a CDS encoding UPF0262 family protein, encoding MVASPNRISKIDIDDSGLPTPTPQMEQERQVAVFDLLEDNSFTLPDRDDRAALTGPYSLSLAIRERRLVMEICLESGDIAAEFHLSLGPFRQVVKDYYQICDSYFDAVKKLPPSQIETIDMARRGIHNEGARILQERLDGKAEIDIDTARRLFTLICVLHFGA